Proteins from a single region of Pseudodesulfovibrio portus:
- a CDS encoding nitroreductase family protein, producing the protein MFDKELCKQCGACADECPFDLIVDGKDGFPKLRPAARKTCINCGHCVAVCPVRAVTLPEMPVVTDGLSPDQCGPLLKDLGISPQEAEQFLRGRRSIRTYKDKIIPEETLEHLFWVASHAPSAKNGQPARWIVTRNPQVTRRLAGLTVEYMATNSVFPGVVRNWEKGLDKILHGAPHVAVAHAPEDGFNPAEDCSLAAAYLELAAHAHNIGACWAGFLMEVAEGCCAIRETLGIPEGHGVYAALMLGYPKYRYKRIPKRRDVEISWLD; encoded by the coding sequence ATGTTCGACAAGGAACTGTGCAAGCAGTGCGGCGCCTGCGCCGACGAATGTCCCTTCGATCTCATCGTGGACGGCAAGGACGGCTTCCCCAAGCTGCGCCCCGCCGCCAGGAAGACCTGCATCAACTGCGGGCACTGCGTGGCCGTCTGCCCGGTCCGGGCCGTCACCCTGCCCGAGATGCCCGTGGTCACCGACGGGCTGTCCCCGGACCAGTGCGGCCCGCTGCTCAAGGACCTCGGGATTTCCCCGCAGGAGGCCGAGCAGTTCCTGCGCGGCCGCCGCTCCATCCGCACCTACAAGGACAAGATCATCCCCGAAGAGACCCTCGAGCACCTCTTCTGGGTGGCCAGTCACGCCCCCAGCGCCAAGAACGGCCAGCCGGCCCGCTGGATCGTCACCCGCAATCCGCAGGTCACCCGCCGCCTGGCCGGGCTGACCGTGGAATACATGGCCACCAACTCGGTCTTCCCGGGCGTGGTCAGGAACTGGGAAAAAGGGCTGGACAAGATCCTGCACGGCGCACCCCACGTGGCCGTGGCCCACGCGCCCGAAGACGGCTTCAACCCGGCCGAGGACTGCTCCCTGGCCGCCGCCTACCTCGAACTGGCCGCCCATGCGCACAACATCGGCGCATGCTGGGCCGGGTTCCTCATGGAAGTGGCCGAAGGCTGCTGCGCCATCCGGGAAACCCTGGGCATACCCGAAGGACACGGCGTCTACGCCGCCCTCATGCTCGGCTACCCCAAATACCGATACAAGCGCATCCCCAAACGCAGGGACGTGGAAATCTCCTGGCTGGATTGA
- a CDS encoding 3D domain-containing protein has translation MNKLINYAITPVLCAFLVIMAVVVVVKQQKIDDLSHQLDLAHKTAEARKGLVEEARLLQKALDLSPVRTVTVTAYNPTTDQCDDDPLIAASMRKVRAGTIAVSRDLFDQGWVFGRKVRIEGYGIFEINDLMNKRFTKRVDIFMWDEDQARQFGKKNVKVALLEI, from the coding sequence ATGAATAAATTAATCAACTACGCCATCACGCCGGTTTTATGTGCCTTTCTCGTGATTATGGCTGTGGTTGTCGTTGTCAAACAGCAGAAAATCGACGACCTCAGCCACCAGCTTGATCTGGCGCACAAGACCGCTGAAGCCCGGAAAGGGCTTGTGGAAGAGGCCCGCCTTCTCCAGAAGGCCCTGGACCTGTCCCCGGTCAGGACGGTGACCGTCACCGCCTACAACCCGACCACCGACCAGTGTGACGACGATCCGCTCATCGCGGCGTCCATGCGCAAGGTCCGGGCGGGCACCATCGCCGTGTCCCGGGACCTGTTCGACCAGGGTTGGGTGTTCGGCCGCAAAGTCCGCATTGAAGGCTACGGCATCTTCGAGATCAACGACCTCATGAACAAGCGCTTCACCAAGCGCGTCGACATCTTCATGTGGGACGAGGACCAGGCCCGCCAATTCGGCAAAAAGAACGTCAAGGTGGCACTCCTGGAAATCTAG
- a CDS encoding MBL fold metallo-hydrolase — protein sequence MTQFRALPVWRGDAFLLRSQRGTYLFDGGDLAGGLPRMLRERRVGNLRAAVCTFPSPDRLGGILELLADGYPVRECWLPARLGVLEGMARSFNGDWPGWFSLFNAPVPRDFRPPEPTVSDSRVGAAMLMTLAAAGCPGEPLPVPSAGPEACVAELFEGLVLRAAARRGERGAARALQRLGKDLSKAGGFREQALLCCSLLLDHAGAGRAGDADARVVKGLTLAAMTAVLTTGTPRVRYFRRSHGPQYHLIPRHPVMCLNGTETDLREPAPPADPEHLYREAGKLFGNGRGLVFQHGDGRCGTLFCSNSRLLFAGTENGIPLRRPTVITAPGQGAVSLEEAYARIRSDAPEKDFWVRAHYSHARKVSEAYKQLPNRFCLSNPAFRSMQEVVLEFDGDRWHRRAGKFCTCK from the coding sequence TTGACGCAATTCAGAGCTCTGCCCGTATGGAGGGGCGACGCATTTCTGCTCAGGAGTCAACGGGGAACGTACCTGTTTGACGGCGGCGATCTGGCCGGAGGGCTTCCCAGGATGCTGCGCGAGCGGCGGGTGGGCAATTTGCGCGCGGCAGTGTGCACGTTTCCGTCCCCGGACAGACTGGGCGGCATCCTCGAGCTGCTGGCCGACGGCTACCCTGTCAGGGAGTGCTGGCTGCCCGCCAGGCTGGGCGTCCTCGAGGGCATGGCCCGCAGCTTCAACGGGGACTGGCCCGGCTGGTTCTCTCTTTTCAACGCCCCGGTGCCGCGTGATTTCCGTCCCCCCGAGCCGACGGTATCGGACAGCCGCGTCGGCGCGGCCATGCTCATGACCCTGGCCGCAGCCGGGTGTCCCGGAGAGCCCCTGCCCGTGCCCAGCGCCGGTCCCGAGGCCTGCGTGGCCGAGCTGTTCGAGGGGCTGGTCCTGCGGGCCGCCGCCCGGCGCGGAGAGCGGGGCGCGGCCCGGGCCCTGCAACGCCTGGGCAAGGACCTGTCAAAGGCCGGAGGCTTTCGTGAGCAGGCCCTGCTCTGCTGCTCCCTGCTCCTGGACCACGCCGGGGCCGGCCGCGCAGGCGACGCCGACGCACGTGTCGTCAAAGGGCTGACCCTGGCGGCCATGACCGCCGTCCTGACGACAGGCACCCCCCGCGTCCGGTACTTCCGACGCTCCCACGGGCCGCAATACCACCTCATCCCCCGGCACCCCGTCATGTGCCTCAACGGCACGGAGACGGACCTCCGGGAGCCTGCTCCGCCCGCCGATCCGGAACACCTGTACCGGGAGGCCGGGAAACTGTTCGGCAACGGACGGGGGCTGGTCTTCCAGCATGGCGACGGCCGATGCGGCACGTTGTTTTGCAGCAACTCGCGGCTCCTGTTCGCAGGGACCGAAAACGGCATCCCCCTCAGGCGGCCCACCGTGATCACGGCCCCGGGACAGGGAGCGGTCTCCCTGGAAGAGGCATACGCCCGCATCCGTTCCGACGCCCCGGAAAAAGACTTCTGGGTGCGGGCCCATTACTCCCACGCCCGGAAGGTGTCCGAGGCGTACAAGCAGCTCCCGAACCGATTCTGCCTGAGCAATCCCGCCTTCCGCTCCATGCAGGAGGTTGTTCTCGAATTCGACGGGGACCGCTGGCACAGGCGCGCCGGCAAATTCTGCACCTGCAAATGA
- a CDS encoding Hpt domain-containing protein: MNDKQDSTFDKGAKSMTDVLFNQTQFLASLADDEELAQELLVAFFQDSPQRTSELREAIDSGDALTASKLAHSLKGMCGVVRAERLSELALNMERLSRDGEMDQVKTNFDLFVAAHRETTDQMNAYMNH; this comes from the coding sequence GTGAATGATAAACAGGACTCCACTTTCGACAAGGGAGCCAAGAGCATGACCGATGTCCTTTTCAACCAAACGCAATTCCTGGCCAGCCTGGCTGACGACGAGGAACTCGCACAGGAACTGCTGGTCGCCTTTTTCCAGGACAGCCCGCAGAGGACGTCCGAACTGCGGGAGGCCATCGATTCGGGAGATGCCCTGACAGCCTCCAAGCTGGCCCACTCCCTCAAGGGCATGTGCGGCGTGGTCCGGGCCGAACGGCTGTCGGAACTGGCCCTGAACATGGAGCGCCTGTCCAGGGACGGCGAAATGGACCAGGTCAAAACGAATTTCGACCTGTTCGTTGCGGCCCACCGGGAGACCACGGACCAGATGAATGCCTACATGAACCACTGA
- a CDS encoding OmpH family outer membrane protein — MKKTFILLAAAALALMLMAGCDRQEPSVKICIVDEAAAFKDNKVAKDAMAYLQQLGAPMQAEAEAAYKAMQENQTEETVAAYKLAMGKLQNTMNGEQQRIVALVDAKFNEVLEKYRAENGLTLILSKQAVISASDAVDITADIVAAMDGVVLDFTPPAAAAAPEKEEAAPEAASEAAPEAAKPAE; from the coding sequence ATGAAGAAGACCTTTATTCTGCTCGCCGCAGCGGCCCTTGCCCTCATGCTCATGGCCGGTTGCGACCGGCAGGAACCCTCGGTCAAGATCTGCATTGTGGACGAAGCCGCAGCCTTCAAGGACAACAAGGTGGCCAAGGACGCCATGGCCTACCTGCAGCAGCTTGGAGCGCCCATGCAGGCCGAGGCCGAGGCCGCCTACAAGGCCATGCAGGAGAATCAGACTGAGGAAACCGTGGCCGCCTACAAGCTGGCCATGGGCAAATTGCAGAACACCATGAACGGCGAGCAGCAGCGCATCGTGGCCTTGGTCGACGCGAAGTTCAACGAAGTGCTGGAGAAATACCGCGCCGAAAACGGACTGACCCTCATCCTGAGCAAGCAGGCCGTGATTTCCGCCAGCGACGCCGTCGACATCACCGCCGACATCGTGGCGGCCATGGACGGCGTGGTCCTGGATTTTACTCCGCCCGCCGCAGCGGCAGCGCCCGAAAAGGAAGAGGCCGCCCCCGAAGCCGCGTCTGAAGCCGCGCCCGAAGCGGCCAAGCCCGCCGAATAG
- a CDS encoding flagellar hook protein FlgE yields MSFSSLYVGATGVVAHNASMQVVGNNLANVSTTGYKKADTQFGSLMSQQLGTGGSIYETGAFAFSQIGKGVAVSEIRTIFTEGGLETTTTATDLAIEGNGYFGVNNPYDGNTTNGAEYYTRAGAFRFNNEAYLVDPHGYRLQGYVVDRETGELATTISDVQLPYEDEIVDGNLVRTVQSEPRATTSFEMVTNLDHTAADLFGSYSTPFMAMLEAYNANLSNASTPFGDTLPEYSSSITCYDNEGNGHEVTVYFDPIADYTLSNATPGNSYWEYLIAIPAESDGSAAYGTSGAGLVGAGVMVFDGQGQFVNQVAFSLDSTTASSATSPGAWTTASFDEDGLPQFAVTFGSNGGAIGTEHFISYDFGITSATGTWTGGVSNASGLGNNVQNLASIGDPVRDARVTTSYDNPSATLYHIQDGYTSGYLQYVSVDREGFLNGHFTNNQTEQLFQVAVYTFNSQWGLRRSGHTNFVATEASGAAIAGTASTNGRGTIAQNTLEESNVDMAEEFAKMIITQRGYQANTKVITTSDSLLNTLISTKR; encoded by the coding sequence ATGAGTTTCAGCAGTTTGTATGTTGGAGCCACTGGCGTGGTCGCGCACAACGCGAGCATGCAGGTGGTGGGCAACAACCTGGCAAACGTCAGCACCACGGGCTACAAGAAGGCCGACACCCAGTTCGGGTCGCTCATGAGCCAGCAACTGGGCACCGGGGGCTCCATCTATGAGACGGGTGCCTTCGCCTTCAGCCAGATCGGCAAAGGCGTGGCCGTCTCGGAAATCCGCACCATCTTCACGGAGGGCGGGCTGGAGACGACCACCACGGCCACGGACCTGGCCATCGAGGGAAACGGCTATTTCGGGGTCAACAACCCGTATGACGGCAACACGACGAACGGCGCGGAGTACTACACCCGCGCCGGCGCGTTCCGTTTCAACAACGAAGCCTACCTCGTGGACCCCCACGGATACCGGCTGCAGGGGTACGTCGTTGACCGCGAGACCGGGGAACTGGCCACCACCATCTCGGACGTCCAACTGCCGTACGAAGACGAAATCGTCGACGGCAACCTCGTCCGCACGGTGCAATCGGAGCCCCGGGCCACCACTTCCTTCGAAATGGTCACCAACCTCGACCACACGGCAGCCGACCTGTTCGGCAGCTACTCCACGCCCTTCATGGCCATGCTCGAGGCATACAACGCCAACCTGAGCAACGCGTCCACGCCCTTCGGGGACACCCTGCCCGAGTATTCATCGAGCATCACCTGCTACGACAACGAGGGCAACGGCCACGAAGTGACCGTCTATTTCGACCCCATAGCGGACTACACCCTGTCCAACGCCACCCCGGGGAACTCCTATTGGGAGTACCTCATCGCCATTCCCGCCGAATCCGACGGCTCGGCGGCCTACGGGACCTCCGGGGCCGGACTGGTCGGCGCGGGCGTCATGGTCTTCGACGGCCAGGGGCAGTTCGTGAACCAGGTCGCGTTCTCCCTGGACTCCACCACGGCCAGCAGCGCCACCAGCCCCGGCGCGTGGACAACGGCCTCCTTCGACGAGGACGGCCTGCCCCAATTCGCCGTCACCTTCGGCAGCAACGGCGGAGCCATCGGGACCGAGCATTTCATTTCCTACGACTTCGGCATCACCTCCGCCACCGGGACCTGGACCGGCGGGGTGAGCAATGCGAGCGGCCTCGGCAACAACGTGCAGAACCTGGCCTCCATCGGCGACCCGGTGCGGGACGCCCGCGTCACCACCAGCTACGACAACCCGTCCGCCACCCTGTACCACATCCAGGACGGCTACACCTCGGGCTACCTGCAATATGTCAGCGTGGACCGAGAAGGGTTCCTGAACGGGCATTTCACCAACAACCAGACAGAACAACTCTTCCAGGTCGCGGTATACACCTTCAACAGCCAGTGGGGGCTCAGGCGAAGCGGCCACACCAACTTCGTGGCCACCGAGGCCTCGGGAGCGGCCATCGCCGGGACGGCCTCGACCAACGGTCGAGGCACCATCGCCCAGAACACGCTGGAGGAGAGCAACGTGGACATGGCCGAGGAATTCGCCAAGATGATCATCACCCAGCGCGGGTACCAGGCCAATACCAAGGTCATCACCACCTCGGACTCCCTGCTCAACACCCTGATTTCCACCAAACGATAA
- a CDS encoding tetratricopeptide repeat protein codes for MTENPTPRTPADIMAAVTEVERQAPGGAEALYMAAMLADSPLPYDFALAMDGTPHNPALINPAAAFFATTALFEPLVELDLVRTDADARIFTLPRDVRDALRDALDPEQTLEWAGRAVYGLNLILPDAEPQNWPTVQWLMPHVHACRDLAGDIGLTTAAANRVLHQAGFSLHHQQRHQEAAALLEAAMAVDVLLKTDRHPDIAADLEGLGTVYWAGGDLERAEAAFTECLRLQKEIFTEDNPVIVSVLNSLGVVRQALGRAEEAEQAFIECMRVLEATHGADHPATASCLSNMALLLEAEDRSGEALDAANRALGINRAAYGEDHPEVASDHNTVALMLERTGETAGAEEHFRKSLDIRERIYGPDHPETAQALCNLALLLSATGREGESLDLFDAGLGAYETSLGPNHPLMEPALNNFIMLLERLAATGDEVLRSRAESRLKAIVGKGGA; via the coding sequence ATGACAGAGAATCCGACCCCGCGCACCCCGGCCGACATCATGGCCGCCGTCACCGAAGTGGAACGCCAGGCCCCCGGCGGGGCGGAGGCCCTGTACATGGCCGCCATGCTGGCGGACTCGCCGCTGCCCTACGACTTTGCCCTGGCCATGGACGGCACCCCGCACAACCCGGCCCTGATCAACCCGGCGGCCGCATTTTTCGCCACCACCGCCCTGTTCGAGCCGCTGGTGGAGCTCGACCTTGTCCGGACCGACGCCGACGCCCGGATTTTCACCCTGCCCCGGGACGTCCGCGACGCCCTGCGGGACGCCCTCGACCCGGAGCAGACCCTGGAATGGGCCGGAAGGGCCGTGTACGGCCTGAACCTGATCCTGCCTGACGCCGAGCCGCAGAACTGGCCCACGGTCCAGTGGCTCATGCCCCACGTCCATGCCTGCCGCGACCTGGCCGGGGACATCGGCCTGACCACGGCGGCGGCCAACCGGGTCCTGCACCAGGCCGGGTTCTCGCTCCACCACCAGCAGCGCCATCAGGAAGCAGCCGCGCTCCTTGAGGCGGCCATGGCCGTGGACGTCCTCCTCAAGACCGACCGGCACCCGGACATCGCCGCCGACCTGGAAGGCCTGGGCACGGTCTACTGGGCCGGAGGGGACCTCGAGCGGGCCGAGGCCGCCTTCACCGAATGCCTCAGGCTCCAGAAAGAAATCTTCACCGAGGACAACCCGGTCATCGTGTCCGTCCTGAACAGTCTCGGCGTGGTCCGCCAGGCCCTGGGCCGGGCCGAAGAGGCGGAACAGGCCTTCATCGAATGCATGCGCGTGCTGGAAGCCACCCACGGCGCGGACCATCCGGCCACGGCCTCCTGCCTGTCCAACATGGCCCTGCTCTTGGAGGCGGAAGACCGATCCGGCGAGGCCCTGGACGCGGCCAACCGGGCCCTGGGCATCAACCGGGCCGCCTACGGCGAGGATCACCCGGAGGTGGCCTCGGACCACAACACCGTGGCCCTCATGCTGGAGCGGACGGGCGAAACGGCCGGTGCCGAGGAACATTTCCGGAAAAGCCTGGACATCCGGGAGCGGATATACGGCCCTGATCACCCCGAGACGGCCCAGGCCCTGTGCAACCTGGCCCTGCTGCTCTCGGCAACGGGCCGGGAAGGCGAGTCCCTGGACCTGTTCGACGCCGGGCTGGGGGCCTACGAGACATCGCTGGGGCCGAACCACCCGCTCATGGAACCCGCCCTGAACAACTTCATCATGCTCCTGGAAAGGCTGGCCGCCACAGGCGACGAAGTCCTGCGCAGCCGGGCCGAATCCCGGCTCAAGGCCATTGTCGGGAAGGGCGGGGCATGA
- a CDS encoding carbohydrate kinase family protein, with product MTHHLAIGLGEILWDVLPDSRMLGGAPANFAYHVNALGGAGIPVSRVGDDELGREALSVLATSGLNIDSVSVDPVHPTGTVDARIDASGVATYTFPDDVAWDFITLDADALNLAARANAVCFGTLAQRSGVSRSAIHDFLRAAPGALKICDINLRQNFYSRAIITCSLELADVLKINDDELAILIDMYSLPRDEKEALQALMNRHWLKLCVLTRGDRGSLVISPDAASDLPGTPVKVTDTIGAGDSFTAALALAYLDGWDLDALHRRAAEVAAYVCTQPGAMPKVPDELRIK from the coding sequence ATGACGCACCACCTGGCCATAGGTTTGGGAGAAATTCTCTGGGACGTCCTGCCCGACTCCCGGATGCTCGGCGGCGCGCCCGCAAACTTCGCCTACCACGTGAACGCGCTGGGCGGCGCGGGCATCCCCGTGTCGCGCGTGGGCGACGACGAACTGGGCCGGGAGGCCCTGTCCGTCCTGGCCACCAGCGGCCTGAACATCGATTCGGTGTCGGTGGACCCGGTCCACCCCACCGGCACGGTGGACGCCCGCATCGATGCAAGCGGCGTGGCCACATACACCTTCCCCGACGACGTGGCCTGGGATTTCATCACCCTGGACGCCGACGCGCTCAATCTGGCGGCCAGGGCGAACGCGGTCTGCTTCGGCACCCTGGCCCAGCGTTCCGGCGTTTCCCGGTCCGCCATCCACGACTTTCTCCGGGCCGCGCCCGGCGCGCTCAAGATCTGTGACATCAACCTGCGCCAGAATTTCTACTCCCGGGCGATCATCACCTGTTCCCTGGAGCTGGCCGACGTGCTCAAGATCAACGACGACGAACTGGCCATCCTGATCGACATGTACTCCCTGCCCCGGGACGAGAAAGAAGCGCTCCAGGCGCTCATGAACCGCCACTGGCTCAAGCTGTGCGTGCTCACCAGGGGGGACAGGGGCAGCCTCGTCATCTCCCCGGACGCGGCCTCGGACCTGCCGGGCACTCCGGTGAAGGTCACGGACACCATCGGCGCGGGGGATTCGTTTACCGCTGCGCTGGCCCTGGCCTATCTTGACGGCTGGGACCTCGACGCCCTCCACCGCCGGGCCGCCGAAGTGGCCGCCTACGTCTGCACCCAACCCGGCGCCATGCCGAAGGTGCCGGACGAACTGCGCATCAAGTGA